One bacterium genomic window, AACAGGTCGCTCAGGATGTTAAATCCGATAAAGCCTCTGCGTGCCAGCCGCATTCTTTTTCAATATATTTAATAGTCTTATACCAATTCGCTTTCAATCCAGTATTAATGAAATAAAGTTTGTTTCTGTAGGAACCTCCGGAGGCGAAGCCGAGGACAAGCGACGGAAGAAATAAACTTTATAGAATGCAATTTGGTATTAATCATTCATCCCCAAAAAATCTCTGCGAATCTGCCTTATAAGTTCGGGAGGGATAGTTTTTGGTTTTTCCTCAGATTTTTCCCTGCAAAAATCAGGATATTTTTCAAAAAATTTCTTGCAATCAGCTTCAGCCTTTTTGAATTTAATTAACGTATCCATTTGCCTCACAAAAGAATAAAGCCTGCCGGAACTGATTTTTATTCCAGTGTCAATATTTTCGCTTAAATCAGAAAGCATATTGCGGACAAAAATATCAAAATCCTGAAGACAAACCTGTTTTGAATCCAGAAACGCCTGTCTCTTTCCGCTCCAGTCATTGCCGTCTTTCCAGTATTTAATTATCCTGACAGAAATATGAAACCGCTCAGCGATTTCTTCAATAGTCATCTGCTCTTCTGTATAAAGCCTTTGCGCTTCTGCGTAATAAAACTTTTTCTTGCTCAAATCAGTCCCCTTAATTAAAGCCAAGTGTAATCAATGAGCAGGGTAAGTTTAATCCATTCTTCAAATTTCCTGCTGTAGCGAGTCCCGTCTATAAGCCGCGTCAGATAAGATTCAGTTATCTTAAGTTCTTTCGCTAACTCTTTTTGAGTGATACCGCGAACTTTTAAAGCAC contains:
- a CDS encoding helix-turn-helix transcriptional regulator: MFLKKRRAAIKGALKVRGITQKELAKELKITESYLTRLIDGTRYSRKFEEWIKLTLLIDYTWL